Proteins encoded by one window of Calidithermus timidus DSM 17022:
- a CDS encoding DUF4388 domain-containing protein produces the protein MIRARIGEIELSDLLRSLEANRANAVVTVRCEEVVGRVHLREGQLLYASTDPGPHLGEYLVRLELLTLEQTQELVLRQGRENPGTPLGQLALRLGWLEPADLREALNAQVMEALATLLAQRTGDILAEAVSDNASQVLLPEMLDTSAVLFEAARRLDEWRRGKVQPEAVLRVVSDPTRHALSAEAWSVLELVDGLKRARSIALESDLPETQVYHLLYELQSRGLLSEAAVRPADPLILVVAESSLVRRLLLVTLERSRYRVVMPHDPDSARRMLEHHKPQGVILQVHDLAERVRQLRASPDGRFVPIWAVSEEPPRGLWVRSARIGHIPKPFSEEDLLEALSSIKRKV, from the coding sequence GTGATTCGGGCGCGGATTGGCGAAATCGAACTCAGCGACCTGTTGCGCTCCCTCGAGGCCAACCGGGCCAACGCGGTGGTCACGGTGCGCTGTGAGGAGGTGGTGGGCCGGGTGCACCTGCGGGAGGGGCAGTTACTGTACGCCTCCACCGATCCGGGGCCGCACCTGGGGGAATACCTGGTGCGCCTGGAGCTTCTGACCCTCGAGCAAACCCAGGAACTGGTGTTGCGCCAGGGGCGGGAAAACCCCGGCACTCCTTTGGGGCAGCTCGCCCTGCGGCTGGGCTGGCTCGAGCCCGCGGATTTGCGCGAGGCGCTGAATGCCCAGGTGATGGAAGCCCTGGCGACGCTGTTGGCCCAGCGCACGGGGGATATCCTCGCCGAGGCCGTCAGCGACAATGCCTCACAGGTACTTCTGCCCGAGATGCTCGACACCAGCGCCGTGCTCTTCGAGGCGGCCCGTCGGTTGGACGAATGGCGGCGGGGTAAGGTGCAGCCTGAGGCGGTGCTGCGCGTCGTCAGCGACCCCACCCGCCACGCCCTCTCCGCCGAAGCCTGGAGCGTGCTCGAGTTGGTGGACGGGCTCAAGCGGGCCCGCTCCATCGCGCTGGAATCCGATTTGCCGGAGACCCAGGTCTACCACCTGCTCTACGAACTGCAAAGCCGGGGTCTGCTGAGCGAGGCCGCGGTGCGTCCTGCCGACCCGCTGATCCTGGTGGTGGCCGAGTCGTCGCTGGTGCGTCGTCTGCTGCTGGTGACCCTCGAGCGCTCGCGCTACCGGGTGGTCATGCCCCACGACCCCGACTCCGCCCGGCGCATGCTCGAGCACCACAAGCCCCAGGGGGTGATTCTCCAGGTACACGACCTAGCCGAGCGCGTCCGGCAACTGCGCGCTTCCCCCGATGGCCGCTTCGTGCCCATCTGGGCGGTGTCTGAAGAGCCCCCCAGGGGTCTGTGGGTGCGCAGCGCCCGGATAGGACACATTCCCAAACCCTTCAGCGAGGAGGATTTGCTCGAGGCCCTCTCCAGCATCAAGCGCAAGGTGTGA
- the ruvB gene encoding Holliday junction branch migration DNA helicase RuvB yields MMDVVESDLTLRPKRLEDYVGQAKLKQKLRVYLEAARSRGEALDHMLLFGPPGLGKTTLAHVIAYELGVNIRVTSGPAIEKPGDLAAILTNSLEEGDILFIDEIHRLSRSAEEHLYPAMEDFKIDIVIGQGPAARTLRLDLPRFTLIGATTRQGMISGPLRSRFGIIEHLEFYTEAELAEGVSRDARLLGLELAPEAALEIGHRSRGTMRIAKRLFRRVRDFAEVSGERSIGLERTKAALDALGLDPLGLDSRDRFILSTLIERFAGGPVGLETLATAISEDAQTLEEVHEPFLIQLGLLKRTFRGRVATERAYKHLGYPLPEQRLFE; encoded by the coding sequence ATGATGGATGTTGTGGAAAGCGATCTGACCCTGCGGCCCAAGCGGCTGGAGGATTACGTTGGGCAGGCCAAGCTCAAGCAGAAGCTGAGGGTCTACCTCGAGGCCGCCAGGAGCCGGGGGGAAGCCCTCGACCACATGCTCTTGTTCGGCCCGCCGGGGTTGGGTAAGACCACCCTGGCCCACGTCATCGCCTACGAGCTGGGGGTGAACATCCGTGTGACCAGCGGCCCGGCCATCGAGAAACCCGGCGACCTCGCGGCCATCCTGACCAACAGCCTCGAGGAGGGCGATATCCTCTTCATCGACGAGATTCACCGCCTCTCGCGCTCTGCCGAGGAGCACCTCTACCCGGCGATGGAGGACTTCAAGATCGACATCGTCATCGGGCAGGGCCCGGCGGCCCGCACCCTGCGCCTGGATTTGCCGCGCTTTACCCTCATCGGGGCCACCACCCGCCAGGGGATGATCTCCGGGCCCTTGCGCAGCCGTTTCGGGATCATCGAACACCTCGAGTTCTACACCGAAGCCGAGCTGGCCGAGGGGGTCAGCCGCGACGCCCGCCTGCTGGGCCTGGAGCTTGCCCCCGAGGCCGCGTTGGAGATCGGGCATCGCAGCCGGGGGACCATGCGCATCGCCAAGCGTCTCTTCCGCCGGGTACGCGACTTTGCCGAGGTGAGTGGGGAGCGTAGCATCGGCCTCGAGCGCACGAAAGCCGCCCTGGACGCGCTGGGCCTGGACCCTCTGGGCCTGGATTCCCGCGACCGCTTCATCCTGAGTACCCTCATCGAGCGCTTCGCCGGTGGGCCGGTGGGCCTGGAGACCCTGGCCACGGCCATCTCCGAAGATGCCCAGACGCTCGAGGAGGTGCACGAGCCCTTCTTGATCCAGCTAGGCCTCCTCAAGCGCACCTTCCGGGGTCGCGTGGCCACCGAGCGGGCTTACAAGCACCTGGGCTACCCCCTGCCCGAACAGCGCTTGTTCGAGTAG
- a CDS encoding universal stress protein, which translates to MYSRILMPTDGSPASQKALGYGLELAHFLGSEVTFLYALPQLSLIPTALGSLVFPPDLERQKATEQVLNQAQKMAAEAGVEAALEGVPGYPVPSILAAARSHDLILMSPGGGERWPMGLVTQEVLQHSPIPVLLVRQARQDAPIPPRSLLLPTDTSEPSQQAVQHGLKLAQRFGARVTFLSVLQNPSTLIPMPPAFVPPEVPPEQAEVLRQSYDHGLEALMKRAQAIGLEAHTQLLRRDDVAEAIVDMAQDYDWVVMGTHGRGWLGRLLIGSVAQKVANHAPKPLLVVPNRPQSRPA; encoded by the coding sequence ATGTACTCACGCATCCTCATGCCCACCGACGGCAGCCCTGCTAGCCAGAAGGCCCTGGGCTATGGCCTCGAGCTCGCCCACTTTTTGGGCAGCGAAGTGACCTTCCTCTACGCCCTACCCCAACTCAGCCTCATCCCCACCGCCCTCGGCAGCCTGGTCTTCCCTCCCGACCTCGAGCGCCAGAAAGCCACCGAGCAGGTGCTGAACCAGGCCCAGAAAATGGCCGCCGAAGCCGGGGTCGAGGCGGCTCTGGAGGGCGTGCCGGGTTACCCCGTGCCCAGTATCCTCGCGGCCGCCCGCTCCCACGACCTCATCCTGATGAGCCCGGGCGGGGGCGAGCGCTGGCCCATGGGCCTGGTGACCCAGGAGGTCTTGCAGCACAGCCCTATTCCAGTGCTCCTGGTGCGCCAAGCTCGCCAGGACGCCCCGATCCCCCCCAGGTCGCTCCTGCTGCCCACCGACACCAGCGAGCCCAGCCAGCAGGCCGTGCAGCACGGGCTCAAGCTGGCCCAGCGCTTCGGCGCCAGGGTCACCTTCCTCAGCGTGCTGCAAAACCCCAGCACCCTCATCCCCATGCCACCCGCCTTCGTCCCGCCCGAGGTGCCCCCCGAGCAGGCCGAAGTCCTGCGCCAGAGCTACGACCACGGCCTCGAGGCCCTGATGAAGCGGGCCCAAGCCATAGGCCTCGAGGCCCACACCCAGCTCCTCCGCCGCGACGACGTGGCCGAGGCCATCGTAGACATGGCCCAGGACTACGACTGGGTCGTGATGGGCACCCACGGACGCGGCTGGTTGGGCCGCTTGCTGATCGGCTCGGTAGCCCAGAAAGTCGCCAACCACGCTCCCAAGCCGCTGCTGGTGGTGCCCAACCGTCCCCAAAGCCGCCCGGCGTGA
- a CDS encoding RluA family pseudouridine synthase, with protein MLRFSAQGVRLDQAVAQEAQTSRAKAQEWIAAGLVRVGGRPITKAGYKLKGETVELEPPPPEPTTVEPEEVELEVLYEDADLVVVNKPAGMITHPAPGVVSGTLVNAILGRYGLQAAEGEKPEFVRPGIVHRLDKDTSGVIVVARHEAAHRRLAEAFRGRSVFKRYVAITVGIPKEGVLIAPIGRHPVDRTRMSVGGIAARYAETDFVVLRTAGVFALVDARPHTGRTHQIRVHLKHLHAPILGDEVYGKPSPHIARHALHAYELRLPHPRTGKLLELRAPIPEDMAQAWKALGGSDLEAALHAD; from the coding sequence GTGCTGCGTTTCAGTGCCCAAGGGGTACGTCTCGACCAAGCTGTGGCCCAGGAAGCCCAGACCAGCCGGGCCAAAGCCCAGGAGTGGATCGCCGCCGGGCTGGTACGGGTAGGCGGCAGACCCATTACCAAAGCGGGCTACAAGCTCAAGGGCGAAACGGTCGAACTCGAGCCCCCTCCCCCCGAACCCACCACCGTCGAGCCGGAAGAGGTCGAGCTCGAGGTGCTTTACGAAGACGCCGACCTCGTCGTGGTCAACAAGCCCGCCGGGATGATCACCCACCCGGCCCCCGGCGTGGTCTCGGGCACCCTGGTCAATGCCATCCTGGGCCGCTATGGCCTGCAAGCCGCCGAGGGCGAGAAACCCGAGTTCGTGCGCCCTGGCATCGTCCACCGCCTCGACAAGGACACCAGCGGCGTCATCGTGGTGGCCCGCCACGAAGCCGCCCACCGTCGCCTGGCCGAGGCCTTCCGGGGCCGCAGCGTGTTCAAGCGCTATGTCGCCATCACCGTGGGCATCCCCAAAGAGGGCGTGCTCATCGCCCCCATCGGCCGCCACCCCGTAGACCGCACCCGCATGAGCGTGGGCGGCATCGCCGCCCGTTACGCCGAGACCGACTTTGTGGTGCTGCGAACCGCCGGGGTCTTCGCCCTCGTGGACGCCCGCCCCCACACCGGCCGCACCCACCAGATCCGCGTCCACCTCAAGCACCTCCACGCCCCCATCCTGGGCGACGAGGTCTACGGCAAGCCCAGCCCCCACATCGCCCGCCACGCCCTCCACGCCTACGAATTGCGGCTTCCCCACCCGAGGACGGGCAAACTGCTGGAGTTGCGGGCCCCCATCCCCGAGGACATGGCCCAAGCCTGGAAGGCTTTGGGGGGCAGCGACCTCGAGGCCGCCTTACACGCGGACTAG
- a CDS encoding O-antigen ligase family protein, which translates to MLLVVIGVFGILQARGLQSYRNPFSYLLLSYLLLVGIASVNARDDDLSAILLGAEGRMDGLLYQIGLVLTSLFVYRVLRENRQAWPLLLSGLVVVGVIEAVVVVLQRLALDPVGPLARGFMYEAPVGTIGHPGMVAGFMVVVLIGGMGLFLRASGTAQRVFLALALLAVALGLGITTNKASVYALIAVLVLWNLLRRERWLLGLSVVLLAMVLGAQSLVPNRLDFNRSLTDPTTGKTRLVIWELALKAATHLPLSPLIGSGPDGFRLALLRHIPPEELMREYRLEYGWPPEATIREIQTLYQPGDPIRSKAFLVFLDNYKSDTGKQGLIYKVYLDKAHNLLLDRLISYGLFAVLITVMLYLWPVWRLIRRANVFEQSIPVALLAVFLYYLFWFPVVQVEPIHMVFVAMAWALLDKKGEAGLVRV; encoded by the coding sequence ATGTTGCTGGTGGTGATCGGGGTGTTCGGGATTTTGCAAGCTCGCGGCCTGCAATCCTACCGAAACCCCTTCAGCTACCTGTTGCTGTCTTACCTCTTGCTCGTGGGGATCGCTAGCGTAAATGCCCGCGACGACGATTTATCCGCGATTCTCCTAGGGGCGGAGGGCCGGATGGACGGTCTGCTTTACCAAATTGGTCTGGTTCTGACGTCGCTTTTCGTCTACCGGGTGTTGCGTGAAAACCGCCAAGCCTGGCCGCTGCTGCTGTCTGGCTTAGTGGTCGTGGGTGTGATTGAAGCAGTCGTGGTGGTGTTGCAGCGACTGGCCCTGGACCCCGTGGGGCCGCTGGCTCGAGGCTTCATGTACGAGGCTCCGGTGGGCACCATCGGCCACCCCGGGATGGTGGCGGGGTTCATGGTCGTCGTCTTGATTGGCGGGATGGGCTTGTTCCTGCGGGCGAGCGGGACGGCTCAGAGGGTGTTCTTGGCGCTGGCGCTGCTAGCGGTTGCTCTGGGGTTGGGCATTACCACCAACAAGGCCTCGGTCTATGCCCTGATCGCTGTGCTGGTGCTGTGGAACCTGCTCCGGCGCGAGCGCTGGCTATTAGGGCTTTCCGTGGTCCTACTCGCCATGGTTCTCGGTGCGCAGAGCCTCGTGCCCAACCGCCTCGACTTTAATCGTAGTCTGACCGACCCCACCACCGGGAAGACCCGCCTGGTTATCTGGGAACTGGCCTTGAAGGCGGCGACCCACTTGCCGCTGAGCCCCCTGATTGGGAGCGGCCCGGACGGGTTCCGCCTGGCCCTGCTGCGCCACATCCCGCCGGAGGAGCTCATGCGGGAGTACCGCCTCGAGTACGGTTGGCCCCCCGAGGCGACGATCCGGGAGATCCAGACGCTCTACCAGCCGGGCGACCCTATCCGCTCGAAGGCGTTTTTGGTTTTCCTCGACAACTACAAGAGCGACACGGGCAAGCAGGGTCTGATCTACAAGGTCTACCTCGACAAGGCCCACAACCTCCTGCTCGACCGGCTCATCTCCTACGGGCTCTTTGCCGTGCTGATCACGGTGATGCTCTACCTGTGGCCGGTTTGGCGGCTGATCCGTAGGGCCAACGTGTTCGAGCAGTCCATCCCCGTCGCGCTGCTGGCGGTGTTTCTGTACTACTTGTTCTGGTTCCCGGTGGTGCAGGTCGAGCCCATCCACATGGTCTTCGTGGCCATGGCTTGGGCTCTGCTCGATAAGAAGGGTGAAGCTGGGCTAGTCCGCGTGTAA
- a CDS encoding type II secretion system protein: MHKARGFTLVELLIVIAIIALLAAVLTPNVLTARKRALDMASQMYLKQVVQWIASADTAGGDVSALNGSDCRSVILQDEGAPAEYPRAVRSCVIVRDSADNKYTITVNSQASGVFSAVYWLR; this comes from the coding sequence ATGCACAAGGCAAGGGGTTTCACGCTCGTCGAACTCCTCATCGTCATCGCCATTATTGCCCTCTTGGCCGCCGTGCTCACCCCAAATGTGTTGACTGCCCGCAAGCGTGCACTGGACATGGCTAGCCAGATGTACCTGAAGCAGGTGGTACAGTGGATTGCTTCGGCTGACACCGCTGGTGGCGATGTGAGTGCGCTAAACGGCAGCGACTGCAGGAGTGTCATTCTGCAAGATGAGGGGGCCCCGGCGGAATACCCCAGGGCTGTGAGAAGCTGTGTGATCGTCCGTGACTCTGCAGATAATAAATACACCATCACGGTGAACTCACAAGCCAGCGGGGTGTTTAGTGCGGTTTACTGGCTGCGCTGA
- a CDS encoding prepilin-type N-terminal cleavage/methylation domain-containing protein, whose product MRNAKGFTLIELLIVIAIIAILAAVLIPNVLNARKRANDQAAAAYARQVATWLAAADTAGTPISSITSCTATQLQSEGAPNSWPKAVSNCTISYSSTDGRSTVTVTSVNGTVVSAVY is encoded by the coding sequence ATGCGCAACGCTAAAGGCTTCACCCTGATCGAGCTCCTGATCGTCATCGCCATCATCGCCATCCTGGCCGCCGTGCTCATCCCCAACGTGCTCAACGCCCGCAAGCGCGCCAACGACCAGGCCGCTGCTGCCTATGCCCGCCAGGTCGCCACCTGGCTCGCCGCGGCCGACACCGCCGGTACGCCGATCAGCAGCATCACCAGCTGTACCGCTACCCAGCTGCAGAGCGAGGGCGCTCCCAATAGCTGGCCCAAGGCTGTGAGTAACTGCACCATTTCTTACAGCTCCACTGATGGCCGCAGCACCGTTACCGTGACCTCGGTCAACGGCACTGTTGTAAGTGCGGTGTACTAA
- a CDS encoding oligosaccharide flippase family protein, whose translation MLKNWLHRPITRNTAWMLLGYTAKLAFQLPTFVLLAQLLGPEEFGIFSACLALGTLLSPFAELGGYSLLIRDTVAGMPARQALGNSLLTSAIAGPVVLAIMLLLKLILLPQATWTTVGAIGVAQLIASRAWVLVQGINVAYGLLGRNAALEILNGLISLIFVLLLHSIGASAQNWALLFLTNSLLIGFLSQFWAFRTWGLPVASLSGVRKRIALGLQFSVGVAAQSAYTELDKAILARLASAEAAGIYSAPYRLINVAYLPLNALLAAMYPYFFQAGGLGLRHSRALALRILPFTAAYGLVVATALYLISPLLPHFLGESFRQSADALRWIAWIPLLQGLYWPFADALTGAGFQKTRALIQGGALFLNATLNIWWIPGHGWLGAAWAGLVTHVGLLMALGILSRSR comes from the coding sequence ATGTTGAAGAACTGGCTACATCGCCCGATAACGCGCAATACGGCTTGGATGCTGCTAGGCTACACAGCTAAGCTCGCTTTTCAGCTACCAACTTTCGTGCTACTAGCCCAGTTACTAGGCCCCGAGGAATTCGGCATCTTCTCCGCCTGCTTAGCCCTAGGAACCCTCCTGTCGCCTTTTGCCGAGCTGGGCGGATATAGTTTGCTCATACGCGACACCGTAGCAGGCATGCCCGCCAGGCAGGCATTGGGTAATAGCCTGTTGACGTCGGCAATAGCAGGCCCTGTCGTTCTGGCCATTATGCTGCTGCTTAAGCTTATCCTTTTACCACAAGCGACTTGGACTACCGTCGGCGCTATTGGAGTGGCTCAACTCATAGCCTCAAGGGCTTGGGTACTTGTGCAAGGCATTAACGTAGCCTACGGATTACTAGGACGCAACGCCGCATTAGAAATCCTCAATGGGCTGATATCGCTGATCTTTGTGCTGCTGCTGCACAGTATAGGTGCTTCAGCTCAGAATTGGGCTCTCCTCTTTCTAACAAATAGCTTACTTATCGGGTTTTTATCCCAATTCTGGGCGTTTCGTACCTGGGGTCTCCCAGTCGCCTCACTCAGCGGCGTGCGTAAGCGTATAGCCCTAGGATTGCAATTCTCTGTAGGAGTAGCCGCTCAGAGTGCTTATACAGAATTAGACAAAGCCATACTTGCCCGCCTAGCCTCAGCCGAGGCTGCTGGCATATACTCAGCTCCATACCGCCTCATTAATGTAGCTTACCTACCTCTGAACGCACTGCTAGCAGCGATGTATCCCTACTTTTTTCAAGCTGGTGGCCTGGGTTTGAGGCACTCTCGAGCGCTAGCGCTGAGGATACTGCCGTTTACTGCAGCCTACGGGCTTGTAGTAGCAACAGCGCTATATCTCATCTCACCGCTACTACCTCATTTTCTTGGTGAAAGCTTCCGGCAGTCAGCTGACGCCCTCCGTTGGATCGCCTGGATTCCCCTTTTGCAAGGACTCTATTGGCCTTTCGCCGACGCCCTTACAGGCGCAGGCTTCCAAAAGACGCGTGCTTTAATCCAAGGCGGTGCGTTATTCCTTAACGCCACACTAAACATATGGTGGATTCCAGGACACGGGTGGCTTGGAGCTGCCTGGGCTGGACTGGTGACTCATGTGGGCTTGTTGATGGCCCTAGGCATTTTGTCTAGAAGTCGCTAA
- a CDS encoding glycosyltransferase family 4 protein: MKSQILIPRDRSPVGGVSSHIDTLISALSREFTFNYWYNPPTTPLVRGLLLLKSRAQVSRARIANAKYRINKLRSQIKQRLAADSPAIIHSHDPIAGYASLAFSKQHPLLYTAHSPLSREILMDLGDEELSRYVRELEMLVYQGHNAILAVDSGQAEIINKDFGIDHNKILVIPNAVDYQDIRRQSAETAPQFLSQVKTINPGGLNLLLPRRLVEKNGPLVAIEAMSLLPIDFHLWITGDGPMHSKVKRAIEKYGLHGRVHLLGTQPRNRVLGLMGAMDIVLIPSVPSHGVVEASSVAALEAMALGKPVVASAIGGLLEIITHNQTGLLFPAAEPRALAESVLQLKSYEMRRSLGEEASRYIEQVWSVDKWAGQISKTYRALLERYR; this comes from the coding sequence GTGAAGTCACAAATCCTCATACCCCGTGATCGCAGTCCGGTCGGTGGAGTGAGCAGCCATATCGACACTCTGATAAGCGCTTTGTCAAGGGAATTTACTTTCAATTACTGGTACAATCCTCCTACAACCCCTCTAGTCCGAGGGCTTTTATTGCTCAAATCTAGAGCACAGGTATCTAGAGCGCGCATAGCCAATGCCAAGTATCGCATCAATAAGCTTAGATCCCAAATAAAGCAGCGATTAGCTGCGGATTCTCCGGCTATTATACATAGCCATGACCCCATCGCGGGTTATGCATCGCTTGCTTTCTCCAAGCAGCACCCCCTTCTGTATACAGCACATAGCCCGCTTTCGCGTGAAATTCTCATGGATCTAGGCGATGAAGAACTGAGTCGCTACGTAAGAGAACTCGAGATGCTAGTTTACCAAGGCCACAACGCCATCTTAGCCGTCGATAGTGGGCAAGCCGAGATTATCAACAAAGATTTTGGGATAGATCATAATAAAATTTTAGTTATCCCTAATGCGGTAGATTACCAAGACATTCGACGGCAATCTGCTGAAACTGCCCCCCAATTCCTATCTCAAGTCAAAACCATCAATCCGGGTGGGCTGAATTTGCTCTTGCCACGACGTCTAGTTGAAAAGAACGGTCCCCTTGTTGCCATTGAAGCAATGAGCCTACTACCTATTGATTTCCATCTCTGGATTACCGGTGATGGACCAATGCATTCAAAAGTAAAGCGCGCGATTGAAAAGTATGGCCTACATGGGCGTGTCCATCTGTTGGGCACGCAGCCGCGGAATAGAGTTCTCGGTTTAATGGGTGCTATGGATATTGTCTTAATTCCCTCAGTGCCTTCCCACGGAGTGGTAGAAGCATCATCAGTCGCCGCTTTAGAAGCAATGGCATTGGGAAAACCAGTTGTAGCATCAGCCATCGGCGGATTGTTGGAAATCATCACCCATAACCAAACCGGATTGCTGTTCCCTGCAGCAGAACCTCGTGCCTTAGCCGAGTCTGTGCTCCAATTGAAGAGCTACGAGATGCGGAGGTCTCTTGGGGAGGAAGCATCTCGGTACATTGAGCAGGTATGGTCTGTTGATAAGTGGGCAGGGCAGATTTCTAAGACATACCGTGCTTTATTGGAGCGCTACAGGTGA
- a CDS encoding glycosyltransferase family 2 protein — MKFTLILATINRSTEVARFLESLSLQEWQDLELLLVDQNPNDFLEKLITPFKAMLPITHLRSAPGLSRSRNIGLAHATGDVVAFPDDDCWYSPGLLKQVAGFLSANPDWDGITGRSIDETGCISAGRWDTTPGLLNRRNVWRRGISFTIFLRRNVVRKVGLFDESLGAGAGTRWGSGEETDYLIRAIDSGFRLWFEPTLQVYHPQPTPSYGASTLHRARSYGRGMGHVLRKHRYPLWDVAYHCLRPLGGATLSIFKGHWRKAYYHSTVALGRWEGWWDQ; from the coding sequence GTGAAATTCACGCTGATTCTTGCCACCATCAATCGCTCTACAGAGGTTGCTCGCTTCCTGGAAAGTTTAAGTCTCCAAGAATGGCAAGACCTCGAGTTGCTTTTAGTTGACCAAAACCCCAATGATTTCTTAGAAAAACTCATCACCCCATTCAAGGCAATGCTACCGATCACACACCTACGTTCAGCCCCCGGCTTATCCCGATCGCGGAATATTGGCTTGGCTCACGCCACCGGGGACGTGGTGGCTTTTCCAGACGATGACTGCTGGTACTCTCCTGGCCTACTAAAACAAGTAGCAGGCTTTCTATCTGCCAATCCTGATTGGGATGGTATTACAGGGCGTTCGATAGACGAAACCGGTTGCATATCTGCCGGACGTTGGGACACCACACCTGGACTACTCAACCGCCGCAATGTTTGGCGAAGGGGGATTTCGTTCACCATTTTTCTCAGGCGCAATGTAGTTCGTAAAGTTGGCCTTTTTGATGAAAGCCTGGGTGCGGGAGCGGGAACACGCTGGGGATCAGGCGAGGAAACCGATTACTTGATTCGCGCTATCGACTCGGGCTTTAGGCTTTGGTTTGAGCCTACTCTGCAAGTCTACCATCCTCAACCCACGCCTTCGTATGGCGCAAGCACGCTACACCGTGCGCGTAGTTATGGCCGTGGAATGGGGCACGTCCTTCGCAAACATCGCTATCCGCTATGGGACGTGGCCTACCATTGCCTGCGTCCTCTAGGGGGGGCGACCCTGTCCATATTCAAGGGGCATTGGCGTAAAGCTTACTACCACAGCACAGTTGCTCTAGGGCGGTGGGAAGGCTGGTGGGATCAATAG
- a CDS encoding glycosyltransferase — MGSIGSILSDARWIGPHGIGRFAQEVLSRVGGELLDKGPPLLHPLEPLWLSLQLYRRRPQVYFSPGFNPPLASLRPFVFTIHDLIHLRVPQEASLAKQLYYKAVVRPAAHRAYQVLTVSEYSRREILEWAQLPEHRVTVVGNGVSAAYSPEGPRHRPGYPYLLYVGNRKPHKNLGRLFQAFAMSGLARDVRLVLSGPPDAETHNLARSSGITGGVVFAGPIPEEELPAYYRGATALVFPSLYEGFGLPPLEAMASGTPVLTSNTTSLPEVVGDAAVTVDPLDTEQMAVRLQELVEDTALRAVLRERGLERARLFSWEKTAEAVRRVLEAAAGER, encoded by the coding sequence GTGGGATCAATAGGATCAATACTAAGCGATGCCCGCTGGATCGGTCCACACGGGATCGGTCGCTTCGCACAAGAGGTGCTAAGCCGTGTAGGGGGGGAGCTGCTCGACAAAGGCCCGCCGCTGCTACACCCCCTCGAGCCCCTCTGGCTCTCCCTACAGCTCTATCGCCGACGGCCCCAGGTCTACTTCAGCCCAGGCTTCAACCCCCCTCTAGCCAGCCTGCGCCCTTTCGTTTTCACGATTCACGACCTCATCCACCTGCGCGTTCCTCAAGAGGCCTCGCTGGCCAAGCAGCTTTATTACAAAGCGGTGGTTCGTCCGGCAGCCCACCGGGCCTATCAAGTGCTCACGGTGTCGGAGTATTCCCGGCGGGAGATCCTCGAGTGGGCGCAGCTACCCGAGCACCGGGTCACGGTGGTGGGCAACGGGGTGAGCGCGGCCTATAGCCCTGAGGGCCCGCGCCACCGGCCGGGCTACCCTTACCTGCTGTACGTAGGCAACCGCAAGCCCCACAAGAACCTGGGGCGGCTCTTCCAGGCCTTTGCAATGTCGGGGCTTGCCCGGGACGTGCGCCTCGTCCTGAGCGGCCCTCCTGACGCTGAAACCCATAATTTGGCCCGCAGTTCAGGTATCACGGGCGGGGTTGTCTTCGCGGGCCCCATCCCGGAGGAAGAGCTTCCGGCGTATTACCGGGGAGCCACGGCCTTGGTGTTCCCCTCACTGTACGAGGGGTTCGGCCTGCCCCCCCTCGAGGCCATGGCGTCAGGCACACCCGTGCTCACGTCCAACACGACTTCCCTGCCCGAGGTAGTGGGGGACGCAGCTGTCACAGTTGACCCCCTCGACACTGAGCAAATGGCTGTACGTCTGCAGGAATTGGTTGAGGACACGGCCCTGCGGGCCGTCCTGAGGGAGAGGGGCCTCGAGCGAGCCCGGCTCTTCTCGTGGGAGAAGACGGCTGAGGCGGTCCGGCGGGTGCTCGAAGCGGCCGCGGGAGAGCGGTAG